In the genome of Desulfuromonas sp. DDH964, one region contains:
- a CDS encoding DUF3943 domain-containing protein: protein MRANLTCLRTLINPLLLLALLLPVPGFAEDATLDSRSQQAAPTAFADEKPRPVLHWGEGDGKSYLVPAADIAGFLFLLNQYDRHFMEDEVYHSSFSSFKENLTGGWVTDSDQFSINQFMHPYAGSMYFGFARSAGLDYWDSLAYTAGGSLLWELAGETSPPSINDEFTTGFGGTILGEPLYRMASLLLESGNGRPGFWRELGATALSPATGINRFAYGKRFKGVFRSNNPAVFTRFQLGVNLTATVKSNVSRNAATDAEAVPQSYREGEPIADFTIGYGLPGKPGYSYTRPFDYFDFQFTAAGSNIFENIISRGLLYGTDYSAGDNYRGVWGLYGMYDYIAPQIFRVSTTALGLGTTGQWWLSERVALQGTALAGVGYGSAGTVRGAGERDYHSGVSPQGLLASRLILADRAAIDLELRDYYVSGLAASESDGSENVIRAVATLTVRVYNLHGITLRYTFSQRDAEYTNLKDTQQTVAAVSLGYTYLGQTRFGAVDWRPQSAGGP from the coding sequence ATGCGGGCAAATCTCACCTGCCTGCGGACCCTTATCAATCCGCTCTTGCTGCTGGCCCTGCTGCTGCCGGTCCCCGGGTTTGCCGAGGATGCGACCCTCGACAGCAGGTCGCAGCAGGCCGCGCCAACGGCCTTTGCCGATGAAAAACCGAGGCCGGTGCTGCATTGGGGGGAAGGGGACGGCAAGAGTTACCTGGTCCCGGCCGCGGACATTGCCGGCTTTCTCTTCCTTCTCAATCAGTATGACCGGCATTTTATGGAGGACGAGGTCTACCATTCCAGTTTTTCGTCCTTCAAGGAGAACCTGACCGGCGGCTGGGTCACCGACAGCGACCAGTTTTCCATCAACCAGTTCATGCATCCCTATGCCGGGTCGATGTATTTCGGCTTTGCCCGTTCTGCCGGCCTCGACTACTGGGATTCCCTCGCCTATACCGCCGGCGGAAGCCTGCTCTGGGAACTGGCGGGAGAGACCAGTCCCCCCTCGATCAACGATGAATTCACCACCGGCTTCGGCGGGACGATCCTGGGCGAGCCGCTCTATCGCATGGCGAGCCTGTTGCTGGAAAGCGGCAATGGCCGGCCGGGATTCTGGCGCGAACTCGGCGCGACCGCCCTCTCGCCAGCAACCGGCATCAACCGTTTCGCCTACGGAAAACGTTTCAAGGGGGTCTTCCGCAGCAACAACCCGGCCGTCTTCACACGGTTCCAGCTCGGCGTGAACCTGACCGCTACGGTGAAATCGAACGTGAGCCGCAACGCCGCCACCGATGCCGAAGCGGTTCCGCAGAGCTACCGAGAAGGGGAGCCCATCGCCGACTTCACCATCGGCTACGGTCTTCCGGGGAAACCCGGCTACAGCTACACCCGCCCCTTCGACTATTTTGACTTTCAGTTCACCGCCGCCGGCAGCAACATTTTCGAGAACATCATCAGCCGCGGCCTGCTCTACGGCACCGACTATTCCGCAGGTGACAACTACCGCGGCGTCTGGGGCCTTTATGGCATGTACGACTACATCGCGCCGCAGATCTTTCGCGTTTCGACCACGGCACTCGGGCTCGGCACGACGGGCCAGTGGTGGCTGTCGGAACGGGTGGCCCTGCAGGGAACCGCCCTCGCCGGAGTCGGCTATGGCTCGGCCGGTACGGTGCGCGGCGCCGGGGAACGGGACTATCACAGCGGCGTCAGCCCGCAGGGCCTGCTGGCATCCCGTCTTATCCTCGCTGACCGGGCGGCCATCGACCTGGAGCTCCGGGATTACTACGTCAGCGGCCTGGCGGCTTCGGAAAGCGACGGGTCGGAGAATGTGATCCGCGCCGTCGCTACCCTCACCGTGCGGGTGTACAACCTCCACGGCATTACCCTGCGCTACACCTTTTCGCAACGGGATGCCGAGTATACCAACCTCAAGGACACCCAACAGACCGTAGCCGCTGTCAGTCTGGGTTACACCTATCTTGGCCAGACCCGCTTCGGCGCCGTCGACTGGCGGCCCCAAAGCGCTGGCGGACCTTAA
- a CDS encoding two-component system sensor histidine kinase NtrB, whose product MGSDEEKDRPGNTNLRRRAEDRLRERDPSAASGDPLDSLKLLHELQVHQTELEIQNAELRQARDEVEALLEKYTDLFDFAPVGYFTLDREGTILTVNLTGATLLGVPRSRLTGSRLGQLVTPEQRPAFAAFLAGIFAGKEVGSCELALQGDRDRPLIGQIEARKTSPEAECRLALIDVTELQQNRQELLKIQKLESLGVLAGGIAHDFNNLLTGILGSISLARLQLENPGKAGKFLEDAEHACIKASDLTRQLLTFARGGVPVKKTIAVAGLLRETVTLATRGSAVRCDFALAEDLWPVAADEGQLSQVLHNLVLNAIEAMPAGGSLRVTANNLPPPAETTPLIEISLTDTGTGIPAQLLQRIFDPYFTTKAKKNGLGLAICHSILAKHGGTISVTSPPGEGASFHLRLPALPTVKPTAPALDHALLTGQGRILVMDDDPLILDVARHSLEALGYQVECATDGREAFALYRRNQEAGTPFAAVILDLTIPGGCGGKETIALLLELDPAVKAIVSSGY is encoded by the coding sequence ATGGGAAGCGACGAGGAGAAGGACCGACCCGGCAATACCAACCTGCGCCGACGCGCCGAAGACCGGCTGCGGGAGCGGGACCCGTCAGCGGCGAGCGGGGATCCCCTCGATTCCCTGAAACTGCTGCACGAGTTGCAGGTCCACCAGACCGAGCTGGAGATCCAAAACGCCGAACTCCGCCAGGCCCGCGACGAGGTGGAAGCCCTGCTTGAGAAGTATACCGACCTCTTCGATTTCGCCCCGGTCGGGTACTTCACCCTCGACCGGGAAGGGACGATTCTGACCGTGAACCTGACCGGCGCCACCCTGCTCGGAGTCCCCCGCTCCCGGCTGACCGGCAGCCGCCTCGGGCAGCTGGTTACCCCGGAGCAGCGCCCGGCCTTCGCTGCCTTCCTCGCCGGAATCTTTGCCGGCAAAGAGGTGGGCAGCTGCGAACTGGCCTTGCAGGGGGATCGTGATCGCCCCCTTATCGGGCAGATTGAAGCCCGCAAGACCTCCCCCGAAGCGGAATGTCGGCTGGCGCTGATCGACGTCACCGAGCTGCAACAGAACCGTCAGGAACTCCTGAAAATCCAGAAGCTCGAATCCCTTGGGGTCCTGGCCGGGGGGATCGCCCACGACTTCAACAACCTCCTCACCGGCATTCTCGGCAGCATCTCCCTGGCGCGGCTGCAACTGGAGAACCCCGGGAAAGCGGGGAAGTTCCTGGAGGACGCCGAACACGCCTGTATCAAGGCCAGCGACCTTACCCGGCAGCTCCTCACCTTTGCCCGGGGCGGCGTCCCCGTGAAGAAAACCATCGCCGTCGCCGGCCTGCTCCGGGAAACGGTCACCCTGGCCACCCGCGGCTCCGCCGTCCGGTGCGACTTTGCCCTCGCCGAGGACCTCTGGCCGGTGGCAGCCGACGAAGGGCAGCTGTCCCAGGTCCTCCACAACCTGGTTCTCAATGCCATTGAGGCGATGCCGGCCGGCGGCTCACTCCGGGTGACGGCAAACAACCTGCCACCACCGGCGGAGACCACACCCCTGATCGAGATTTCCCTGACCGATACCGGAACCGGGATTCCCGCCCAACTGCTGCAACGGATTTTCGATCCCTACTTCACGACCAAGGCGAAGAAGAACGGCCTCGGCCTGGCTATCTGTCATTCAATTCTGGCGAAGCATGGCGGCACGATCAGCGTCACATCCCCCCCCGGAGAGGGGGCTTCATTCCATCTCCGCCTGCCGGCGCTGCCGACGGTAAAACCGACCGCACCGGCACTCGACCACGCCCTGCTCACCGGCCAGGGACGGATCCTGGTCATGGATGACGACCCGTTGATCCTGGACGTGGCCCGGCACTCCCTGGAAGCCCTCGGTTATCAGGTCGAATGCGCGACCGACGGCCGGGAGGCGTTCGCGCTCTACCGCAGGAACCAGGAGGCCGGCACCCCCTTTGCGGCCGTCATCCTCGACCTGACGATTCCCGGCGGCTGCGGCGGCAAGGAGACCATCGCACTGCTACTGGAACTCGATCCCGCGGTGAAGGCGATCGTCTCCAGCGGCTATTAG
- a CDS encoding sigma-54-dependent transcriptional regulator: MTKGDNQQKEKRQLRNQAEARLRAGEPELPPQRTESESQRLVHELAVHQVELEMQNEELQRARQELELSRNNYAELFDFAPVSYFTFDPDGLICEVNLAASRLLAVERGRLCQTPFARFIGDNEGREVFPLHLQAVRRQQATLRCEIKLRCGDGREIFAQLQSVAVASETRENSVLTAAIDVTVRRQLEAKLQQAHDRLEETVRERTAELTRANADLTREIEERKKTEASLQEAIAEIRRLTDRLQLENTELQQVLVQDTNFGELIGHSDAMAYVFYRIEQVAPQDATVLLLGETGTGKGMVAREIHRRSPRKDRPIITVNCTALPANLIESELFGREKGAFTGAHARQMGRFELADGGTIFLDEIGEMPLELQVKLLRVIQDGEFERLGSPRTIKVNVRIIAATNRNLEEEIRAGRFREDLFYRLSVFPITIPPLRRRTEDIPPLLHHFLAKFNKKIGRAVRDVPQATLKIFQEYPWPGNVRELESVIERALITTQGPTLQVLDRFDTFRKVPDQGKEVKGLAELEQDHILQVLHKTNWRVEGKNGAAVLLGLNPSTLRARMRKYGIRRS; encoded by the coding sequence ATGACCAAAGGGGATAACCAGCAAAAGGAAAAGAGACAACTCCGCAACCAGGCCGAGGCGCGCTTGCGTGCCGGCGAACCGGAGCTGCCACCTCAGCGGACCGAGAGTGAGAGCCAGCGCCTCGTCCATGAACTGGCGGTCCACCAGGTCGAGTTGGAGATGCAGAATGAGGAGTTGCAACGGGCCCGCCAGGAGCTGGAACTCTCGCGCAACAACTATGCGGAACTTTTTGATTTTGCCCCGGTCAGCTATTTCACCTTCGACCCGGACGGCCTGATCTGCGAGGTCAATCTCGCCGCTTCGCGCCTGCTGGCAGTCGAACGGGGCCGCCTGTGCCAGACCCCCTTCGCCCGGTTTATCGGGGATAACGAGGGGCGCGAGGTCTTTCCCCTTCACCTCCAGGCCGTTCGCCGCCAGCAGGCCACCCTGCGCTGTGAGATCAAGCTCCGCTGCGGCGACGGCAGGGAAATCTTTGCCCAGCTGCAGAGCGTCGCGGTCGCCAGTGAGACGCGGGAAAATTCGGTCCTGACGGCGGCCATTGACGTCACGGTGCGCCGCCAGCTGGAGGCGAAGTTGCAGCAGGCCCATGACCGGCTCGAGGAGACCGTGCGGGAACGGACGGCCGAGCTGACCCGGGCCAACGCCGACCTCACCCGCGAAATCGAGGAGCGCAAAAAAACGGAAGCTTCCCTGCAGGAGGCCATTGCCGAAATCAGGAGGCTCACCGACCGCCTGCAACTCGAGAATACCGAGCTGCAGCAGGTGCTGGTCCAGGATACGAACTTTGGCGAACTTATTGGCCATAGTGATGCCATGGCCTATGTCTTCTATCGCATTGAACAGGTTGCGCCTCAGGATGCAACGGTTTTGCTGCTCGGTGAAACCGGCACCGGCAAGGGGATGGTGGCGCGCGAAATTCACCGCCGCAGTCCCCGCAAAGACCGGCCGATAATCACCGTCAACTGCACGGCGCTGCCGGCAAACCTTATCGAAAGTGAGCTCTTCGGGCGGGAAAAGGGCGCCTTCACCGGAGCCCACGCCCGCCAGATGGGGCGTTTCGAACTGGCCGACGGCGGTACCATCTTCCTCGATGAAATCGGCGAGATGCCGTTGGAATTGCAGGTCAAGCTGCTGCGGGTGATCCAGGACGGCGAGTTCGAACGGCTCGGCAGCCCGCGCACCATCAAGGTCAACGTCCGCATCATTGCCGCCACCAATCGCAACCTGGAGGAGGAGATTCGTGCCGGCCGTTTCCGCGAGGACCTCTTCTACCGGCTCAGTGTCTTTCCGATCACCATTCCGCCCCTGCGGCGGCGCACCGAGGACATCCCGCCGCTGCTCCATCACTTTCTCGCCAAATTCAACAAGAAGATCGGCAGGGCGGTCAGGGATGTCCCGCAAGCGACCCTGAAGATCTTCCAGGAATACCCCTGGCCCGGAAACGTGCGTGAGCTGGAGAGCGTCATCGAGCGGGCGCTTATCACCACCCAGGGGCCCACGCTGCAGGTGCTGGACCGGTTCGACACCTTCCGCAAGGTCCCGGACCAGGGAAAGGAAGTCAAGGGCCTCGCCGAGCTGGAACAGGACCATATCCTCCAGGTACTGCATAAAACCAACTGGCGCGTCGAAGGGAAAAATGGCGCGGCCGTCCTGTTGGGCCTCAACCCCAGCACCCTGCGCGCACGGATGCGCAAGTACGGCATCCGGCGATCCTGA
- a CDS encoding phosphatase PAP2 family protein: MRIPGSKYLVVCWMLTALGLQASPATAGSDYGNDELAADVLTGVVPLTGLLVAYFTDDTEGQKQWLRNTAVNQVLVSALRVGFNETSLGKRPNGKGYGFPSGHEAFVMSGATFLGERYGWKWGTPAYLAAAYVAYVRVDTDHHRWRDVIASGALAYGVALLTVTPEQATHLAPIVGPDFLGLRWQRSF; the protein is encoded by the coding sequence ATGCGGATTCCTGGCAGCAAATACCTGGTGGTGTGCTGGATGCTCACGGCGCTCGGGCTGCAAGCTTCTCCGGCTACCGCCGGGAGCGATTACGGAAATGACGAGTTGGCGGCGGACGTCCTCACCGGCGTGGTGCCGCTTACCGGCCTGCTGGTGGCCTATTTCACCGACGATACCGAGGGGCAGAAACAATGGCTGCGCAATACCGCGGTGAACCAGGTCCTCGTCTCGGCGCTGCGGGTCGGATTCAATGAAACCAGCCTCGGCAAACGTCCCAACGGCAAGGGGTACGGTTTCCCCTCCGGCCATGAGGCCTTCGTCATGTCCGGTGCAACCTTTCTGGGCGAGCGCTACGGCTGGAAGTGGGGCACCCCCGCCTACCTGGCGGCGGCCTACGTCGCTTACGTTCGAGTGGACACCGACCATCATCGCTGGCGCGATGTCATCGCCAGCGGTGCCCTGGCCTATGGCGTCGCCCTGCTCACGGTCACCCCGGAACAGGCGACCCATCTGGCGCCCATCGTCGGCCCCGATTTCCTCGGCCTGCGCTGGCAGCGCTCTTTTTAA